The genomic stretch CCGCGGTCAGCATGCCCGGCATGATGGAGACGATCCTCAACCTCGGGCTCAACGACGCCACGGTCGAGGGACTCGCGGCCAACAGCGGCAACCCGCGCTTTGCCTACGACTCGTATCGTCGGTTCGTACAGATGTATGCGGACGTCGTGCTCGGCGTGCCGATCAGCAAGTTCGAGCATCTGCTGGCCACCAAGCGCATGACGAACGATGTCACCAACGACAGCGAGCTGCCGGCAGAGGCGCTGCAGCAGTTGGTGAAGGAGTATCTGGCGCTCGTGAAGGCCACGACGGGCGCCCCGTTCCCGATGGATCCCCAGGTGCAGCTGTGGGGCGCGATCGAAGCCGTCTGGAAGAGCTGGACGCTCAAGAAGGCCGTTGATTACCGCAAGGTGAACGGCATTCCGCACAACCTGGGCACCGGTGTGAACATCGTGTCCATGGTGTTCGGCAACATGGGTGATGATTCTGGCACCGGCGTGGCGTTCACGCGCGATCCGAGCACGGGCGAACGGCGCTTCTACGGCGAGTTCCTCGTCAATGCGCAGGGCGAGGATGTGGTGGCTGGCATCCGGACGCCGCTCCACATCGACGAGATGGCGCAGCGGCTGCCGGGCGCGTACGAGCAGTTGCTCGATACGCAGGCGCGGCTCGAGCGCCACTTCCGCGACATGCAGGACATCGAGTTCACGGTGGAGCGTGGTACGCTCTATCTGCTGCAGACGCGTACCGGCAAGCGCACGACCACCGCGGCGCTGCGTATTGCGCTGGAAATGGTGCAGGAAGGGCTGATCTCCGAGACCGACGCCGTGCTGCGCCTGCAGCCCAGCCAGCTCGATCAGCTGCTGCATCGCGTCATCGCCACGACGTCGCAGGCCACTCCCATTGCCGTCGGCCTCCCGGCGAGCCCGGGCGCGGCGAGCGGCGTGGTCGTGTTTGATCCCGACGTCGCCGAGCGTCGCAATCAGGCCGGTGAGCAGGTCATCCTCGTTCGCGAGGAAACGACGCCGGAAGATTTCCACGGCATCGTCGCGGCTCGCGCCGTGCTCACGGCACGCGGCGGCATGACCAGCCACGCGGCGGTCGTGGCGCGCGGCATGGGCAAGTGTGCGATCGTCGGATGCACCGCGTTGGACATTGGGCACGAAGGGCGTGGCGCGCGCATCGGGGATCTGGTGATCAACGAAGGCGACTGGCTCACGCTCGACGGTGGCACCGGGCGCGTGTTCGCCGGCGACCTGCCGACGCAGCCCAGTGAAGTGATGCGCGTCATCAACGGGGCCATGACGCCGAACGAAGCGCCGACGTATCAGGGCTTCGCCAAGCTGATGGGCTGGGCCGACGGCCATCGCCGCCTCAAGGTGCGGGCGAACGCCGACACGCCGCGTGATGCACGCGTCGCGCGCAACTTTGGCGCCGAAGGCATTGGGCTCTGCCGCACGGAGCACATGTTCTTCGAGGGCGATCGTATTACCGCGATGCGCGAGATGATCGTGGCGCGCGATGAAGCCGGCCGCCGGCGGGCACTCGACAAGTTGCTGCCGATGCAGCGCACCGACTTCGAGGGCATCTTCGCCGCGATGGACGGGCTGCCGGTCACGATCCGACTCCTCGATCCGCCGCTGCATGAGTTCCTGCCGCACGGCGGTGAGGAGTCGTCGTTGCTGGCGGCCTCACTGGGATTGAGCCGGCAGGATCTCAATCGCATCGTCTCCTCGCTGCGCGAGACGAATCCGATGCTCGGCCATCGCGGGTGCCGCCTCGGCATCATCTACCCCGAGATCACCGAGATGCAGGCGCGTGCGATCTTCGAGGCGGCGGTGCGGGCCAACCGTCGCGGCATCGACGTGCGTCCCGAAATCATGGTGCCGCTCGTCTCGGACGTGACCGAACTCCGGCATCAGCGGGCGATCATCGAGCGCGCCGCCGAGCAGGTCATGGGCGTGATGGGCGAGCGGATCGAGTATCTGATCGGCACCATGATCGAGCTGCCGCGCGCGGCGCTCACGGCCGACGAGATCGCCACGGAAGCCGACTTCTTCTCCTTCGGCACCAACGATCTCACCCAGACGACGTACGGCCTCAGCCGCGACGACGCCGGGCGCTTCCTGCCACAGTACGTCGACAGTGGCATCTACCCGGATGATCCCTTCCAGGTGCTCGACGCCAAGGGTGTGGGCAAGCTGATCACGTGGGCCGTGCGCGACGGCCGCGAGACCCGCCCCGGCCTCAAGGTCGGTATCTGCGGCGAACACGGTGGCGATCCCAAGTCGGTGGCGTTCTGCCACCGCGCGGGGCTGGACTATGTCTCGTGCTCGCCCTTCCGCGTGCCGGTGGCCCGTCTGGCGGCGGCGCACGCCGCGCTGGCCGATGCGGCCAAGGCGAACTGACGCGGTCGGTCCGCGCTGGACCGCCAAACACGAAGGGCCCGCCAAAAGCGGGCCCTTCGTGTTGAGTGGAGGTGAGGGGAATCGAACCCCTGTCCGAGACTAGATCCACCCCAGCTTCTACGTGCGTATTCCATTGATTGAGGTCTCCATCCGCTGGCCAATGGAAAGCCCACGTCAGGACAAGCCTTCTAGAGTTTCATCTCAGCGCGGAAGGCGCACACCGAGACTAGCCCAGATTTGCGATACTCACGTGCCGCCCCGGGCGGGCTGCCGCGTGAGCACTGCTACGTAACCCGAAGGTTAGGCAGCGAGCGCGAGGTTGTTGTTCGCGATTGTGATTTTCCCGAGTGTTTTACCAGGTGCTCGAGGACCTGGGCACGCTACCAGAGATTCACCAACCCCGTCGAAGCCAGTCACCCCCGGTTCGAACGGTCCTGCCCGGCCAACAACGCCGGTCCTGCTTCCTACACTACACGACGGATGCCGGTTCCGGCAACTCCGAGCCGGTCAGGCGGCCTCGCAGGAGAGCGAGGAGACGTCGGGATCATCCGCCTTCACGCCGCGCGCCACGTAGTCGTCGTAGAACGCGAGATAGGTCGAGAAGATCTGCTCCACCTCGGCAAAGTCCCGCACCTGATGCAGCTTGGCGCGGAGTTCTGCCGAATTGGGCAGCCCCTTCACGTACCATCCGAGATGCTTGCGGAACTCGATCGCCGCGCCGATCGGATCGACTTCGTACTCCTGCACCATCCGCGCGTGCGAAAGGGCCACCGCGAAGCGCTCTTGCACGCCCGGCGTCTCGGGCATCGGCTCGCCGTTGATGAGCGCGCGTGCCTGTCGGAACACCCAC from Gemmatimonadaceae bacterium encodes the following:
- the ppdK gene encoding pyruvate, phosphate dikinase: MTRSVYFFGNGKADGTRDMKAVLGGKGANLAEMTNLGVPVPPGFTIAAQACIEYLDHGGIADALRAEVETALVTLQEVSGKRFGDPANPLLVSVRSGAAVSMPGMMETILNLGLNDATVEGLAANSGNPRFAYDSYRRFVQMYADVVLGVPISKFEHLLATKRMTNDVTNDSELPAEALQQLVKEYLALVKATTGAPFPMDPQVQLWGAIEAVWKSWTLKKAVDYRKVNGIPHNLGTGVNIVSMVFGNMGDDSGTGVAFTRDPSTGERRFYGEFLVNAQGEDVVAGIRTPLHIDEMAQRLPGAYEQLLDTQARLERHFRDMQDIEFTVERGTLYLLQTRTGKRTTTAALRIALEMVQEGLISETDAVLRLQPSQLDQLLHRVIATTSQATPIAVGLPASPGAASGVVVFDPDVAERRNQAGEQVILVREETTPEDFHGIVAARAVLTARGGMTSHAAVVARGMGKCAIVGCTALDIGHEGRGARIGDLVINEGDWLTLDGGTGRVFAGDLPTQPSEVMRVINGAMTPNEAPTYQGFAKLMGWADGHRRLKVRANADTPRDARVARNFGAEGIGLCRTEHMFFEGDRITAMREMIVARDEAGRRRALDKLLPMQRTDFEGIFAAMDGLPVTIRLLDPPLHEFLPHGGEESSLLAASLGLSRQDLNRIVSSLRETNPMLGHRGCRLGIIYPEITEMQARAIFEAAVRANRRGIDVRPEIMVPLVSDVTELRHQRAIIERAAEQVMGVMGERIEYLIGTMIELPRAALTADEIATEADFFSFGTNDLTQTTYGLSRDDAGRFLPQYVDSGIYPDDPFQVLDAKGVGKLITWAVRDGRETRPGLKVGICGEHGGDPKSVAFCHRAGLDYVSCSPFRVPVARLAAAHAALADAAKAN